A genomic window from Aquitalea aquatilis includes:
- a CDS encoding HAD family hydrolase: MTQAPNLALFDLDNTLLIGDSDFEWPRFLIKRGIVDQAYYDHRNNHFYEQYKSGTLNIGEYLEFALEPLTRYDGAELAALHAAYMDEHIRPIIPQAARDLLNLHRAQGDEVLIITATNRFITGPIAAELGVDAEHLIAIELEQTADGRYTGKHTGVPSFQAGKITRLEMWLAERGLSMASFARSFFYSDSHNDLPLLSIVSNPVAVDPDDTLRQHAKEQGWPVISLRG, from the coding sequence GAATGGCCGCGTTTCCTGATCAAGCGCGGCATTGTCGACCAGGCCTACTACGACCACCGCAACAATCATTTTTATGAACAGTACAAGTCCGGCACGCTGAATATCGGCGAATACCTGGAATTCGCGCTGGAACCGCTGACCCGTTACGACGGTGCCGAGCTGGCCGCGCTGCATGCCGCTTATATGGATGAGCACATCCGCCCCATCATCCCGCAGGCGGCGCGCGACCTGCTCAACCTGCACCGTGCCCAGGGCGATGAAGTCCTGATCATCACCGCCACCAACCGCTTCATTACCGGCCCCATCGCGGCCGAGCTGGGCGTTGATGCGGAACACCTGATTGCCATTGAGCTGGAACAGACTGCCGATGGCCGCTACACCGGCAAGCACACCGGCGTACCCAGCTTCCAGGCCGGCAAGATCACCCGGCTGGAAATGTGGCTGGCCGAGCGTGGCCTGTCCATGGCCAGCTTTGCTCGCAGCTTTTTCTACAGCGATTCGCACAACGACCTGCCGCTGTTGTCCATCGTCAGCAATCCAGTGGCGGTAGACCCGGACGACACCCTGCGCCAGCATGCCAAAGAGCAGGGCTGGCCGGTGATCAGCCTGCGCGGCTGA